Genomic DNA from Lactuca sativa cultivar Salinas chromosome 8, Lsat_Salinas_v11, whole genome shotgun sequence:
ATGGCTCCGCCTGctcgacttaatcagctccaaatggAGCAAGTTAGGGATATTGTCGCTAAGGAATTCAATAACGGTTTCAACGAACTAATCCCGGGTGTGACCAACGACATAATCAACCAATTCGGTGCTCTTCTGGATGAGCGCCTCACGGCTATTCCCAGGGAAGCGTTACTGGCTCTGCCTGTTCAGGATTCGGCATACTACTTCGAGAAGTTCAACAAGTGTAGCCCTCCTCTTTGGAATGGTGAATCCGACCCAGTTGCTACTAAGCCCTGGGTGTCAGATGTTGAGGGCGCCTTCATAAGTGTTCGGTGTCCGGACCAGTACAAAGCAGTGATCGCCATGAATCAGTTGTGAAAAAGGGAAAAGACATGGTGGAACACCATCACCGCTCTATTGAACGAAGAAGAAGTGAGGGCcatgtcttgggcccaatttgtggagaggttcgaggtacaatatgtgcctaaggtggagcagcagcggatgcagcaagagttcatggccttacAGCAGACTACCGAGTCCATTAGTGACCTGAACGCCAAGTTCTTGGAGATGCTATCTTTTTGCCCCTCGTTTGCTGGGAACGAGGCCTGGTTAGTCAGCTGGTACACGGCCATCCTACGTACCGAGATTCGGGAATTCGTTACCATGCAGGAGTTCTCGACTTTATCTGCGATCATGAATGTAGCGAggaggagggaaatcgagttgcagACCCAGTCCAAGAGGAAGGCCAATGACACCTCTTCCAAGACATCCAGAGATGCCCAGAAAAAGCAAAAGCAGGGTAGTAAGTCAAGGTATGAGTATAGGACGTCTTCAGGGTGAGAAAAATCTATTGATATGCTACTGCAAAAAGCCAGGGCATCATTGGAAGAATTGTAGGGATCCCCCTGCGAGTGTAGTACCTCATATTACTTCTGCAGTTCCCGTCTGCTGTCACTGCAATGAGACGGGACACAAGAAGCCTGAATGCCCGAAGTTGAAGACTAGTAAAGGAGACGGGGGTACAAATCCTGCAATTGCATCTTCCTCTAAGGGAACCACTATGGTGACACGAGGTCGTGCTCACCAGATGACTGTGGAGGAGCCGGTGATTACAACGACAGTGGCAGGCACTTATTTGCTAGATTCCGAGCCcgatgttgttatgtttgatagtGGTGCTACCCATTCTTTTGTATCTCACACGTTTATTAATCGTTTGGGGCGTAGTATCGGAAAATTGGCTCACCCAATGGTTGTCAATGTTGCCGACAACCGCACTATTTATGTCACAAATGTTTATCGGGGTTACACTCTCGATTTTTCTGGAGTTGAATTCCCTATTGATCTTCTCCGTATTGCGATGCGAGAGCCTTGcgttatcgtaggcatggattggcttgatGCGTTTGATGCGGAAATCCATTGTCGTAAGAAGCAAGTTCGTGTTCGAAACCCTAGAGGTGGAGGACTTATTATTCAGGGGGGGGCATTCCCCACCTAGCTATGGCTTCTTGTTCTTCTGCTATAGCACTAGACGACGTTCCTATCGTTTTCGACTTCagcgatgtctttccggaggaactCCCTGGCTTGCCACATATTCGGCAAGTGGaatttcgcattgatttggtgccaagtgcgactccggtagcgaaatctccttaccgcttggcaccacctgaAATGAAAGAGCTCCAAGATCAAATTCAAGAACTAAGTGATAAAGGGTTTATACGGCTAAACTGCTCGCCTTGGGGTGCTCctattctctttgtgaagaagaaaaatggatcccagcgaatgtgtattgattatagggagctaaacaagcacacgataaagaataggtacccgttgccacgtattgacgatcttttcgatcaacttcagggagcatcttggttttccaagattgatttacgttacagttaccatcagatgcgggttcgtgaagaagacattgagaaaACATCATTCCGTACTCACCCTCTGACATTGAGAAAACGGTATTAAAGACGATCAAGCCAAGGTTAATGCGGTTAATCAATGGAAGATTCCAAAAACACCTTTtgaaattcgcagtttcttgggtttagccagttattaccgaaggttcattgaaaatttctctaaaatcgccataccactcacccgattgaccaagaaatcaatgaatttcgtttggggcccggagcagcagctggcgtttgatgagctaaggaaacgattgtgtgatgctccgattttggccttacctgatggggttgaggatatggtggtttactgtgatgcatcgcttcAGGGTCTTGGTGCCATGTTAATGCAACGAGatagggtgatagcctatgcctcccgacagctgaaaccccacgaacgaaactaccccactcatgatttggagcttggggctgttgttttcgctcttaaaatttggagacactatctctatggagtgaagtatatcatatacactgaccataagagtctgaaatATTTGTTCAAGCAACGGGATTTGAAAATGAGGCATATCCGATGGTTGGATGttgtaaaagattatgattgtgaaattcactaccaccccggtaaagctaatgtggtagctgatgctctcagtcgtaaaCAATCTGCCGAACCGATTCGAGCTAAGTGTCTCCGGATCACGATGGTTTCGTCTTTGTTAGATCTAATCTGGGACGCCCAAAAGACAGCAATACTGGAGGAAAACATTAGGCGTGAgaagattgggaaagagttgcctaagatggaacgagacgggcggggtttgctgactcgctatggtagggtttgggttccatataccgggggaaatcggaaaaccctaatggatgagtctcataagtcaaaatgttctatccatcctggtgctactaaaATGTATTGGGACCTTCATGAGGCTTACTGGTGGCATGGAATGAACAATGATGTGGCTCAATTTGTGGAAGAATGTATGACctgtcggaaggtcaaggcggaacaccaAAAACCGCATGGGAAGTTGCAACCATTGCAAATTCcttaatggaaatgggagcatctaaccatggacttcattacaaaacatcctagaactgcccgaggatccgatacgatatgggtgattgttgatcatttgactaagagtgctcactttctggctataaAGGACAACTCATCGGCGGAGAAATTAGCCGAGATCTTTGTTCGGGAGATTGTCTCAATACATGGGGTGCCCGTTTCTATTGTCTCCGATCGAGACACCCGATTTACCTCTCGGTTCTGTaggaagtttcaagaggaattgggcatacaattacattttagtaccgccttccatccgcagacagacgggcagagtgagcggacgattcatacCTTGGAGGACATGTTTAGGGCATGTGCGATTGATTTTTggggtagttgggatgaccatctacatctagctaagttttcttataacaatagctatcactcgagcattaaaatgCCTCCATATGAAGCCTTTTataggaggaagtgcaggacgcccgtttgttggggcgaggttgggtagagggtacttgggagtaccgatatcgtgctacggactacggagaaaatccaagtgattcgggatcatttgatcacagcgagcagtcgtcataaagttatgccgacaaaagatgctccaatcttgagttccaggtgggagattatgtgttgcttaaagtctccccctggaaacgtgtgattcgatttcggaagcggggaaagctcggactccgattcattggaccctacaaggtcatagcccgtgtggggaaggtggcttaccgtttagagcttcctgacgagcttagtctaattcataatatgttccatgtgtctcagttacgAAAATGTGTTGTTGATGAGACCGCTGTGATACCACAGGAGGACATACAGattgacgagcgtctcaattatgttgagaaaccaatcgCAATTTTAGAACGAAAGATGAAAGCTCTCCgcaacaagactataaacctggtTAAGGTGCAGTGGAAACATAGGAAGGGTTTAGAATGGACTTGGCAACCAGaatgcgagatgcgggctcattatccggatctgtttctaggtattgacttcgaggacgaagtccgttcttagtaggggagagttgtaacgccccggttTTTCTCGGTacatttggttattttaatttaattatccttgtaaccttgggttaatttatttaaccaatgtctgatttcttatgttattggactcttttgatcatcttgtaaactccttttattgaagtccatgggttatgggcctatttgcaaagtccatctagtaaatagtacttaatgtgtaaattgaatcatttggaacacacacaaggaaaacactctaaaccctccctctctctcaaaaatcgtccctctctctctctctttgggatcaagagcagccaaggggctattttgagcttaattcttgttcatttccagccttgattcgtattggtatgaacctccttatcctttcttacaacttgattcataaccttgttctagttttatgatttcatcttcacttcttctccttcttatttgatttgtaattgtatgttatacatcatctcaagatcctatcttcaccccatatatggtggatgatggatctaggggattacttgtggcaaaagatcatggaaaccctgaaagggagaatgatgattttatgtgcttatgtttattttcatgttgattattattacatgcTTGTGggtaaatgaaatcctaatgatccctaaccctttttagtaccaccattatcatggggactgagttgggatgatgaacacatcttaaaatgtgtttcaaaaggagaaggatggataagccaaaaaggaatcacgggtgactacgattctgttttccatcagatctgtattcattttgtaaaaatcatatctgcaGCTCTAGAACTCGAActgaccccaaaccagttccaaaagttcgcaaattgagttggctaactttcttaagcagtCAAACttcactgataagggctttatctatgtgaaataatggcatctttgctgttagctctgatccgggtctgttctgatatgtcattttgttttcatcatttctaaggcgtGGAAAAAGATCCAGAGTGATTCCCAGTTtgtatatgttccttatattatgaatttaagatctgtaGAATAtagggtgttatttccaattataaattggttagaatggatccacacttCAGGttagtgggcagtcaccagcttttgctagtgctgtgattgtccacaatgtgaattttatatctggagtttgatAGATTCTTTTCATTCAATTCTAACTCTGAGACTTTCAATCGTATATCCTTTACTGCTCTTAATTTTATTTTGGatgaattctactcacaagttgggtagaattggccaacatcacttgactgtattgttggagacagaagtgatacaccattttgtaaaattcatatttaattcatcttttggagttagaacgagttctttatagttgtggaatactgagaaatcatattttcgtataaaatttagttaaagctatgtttttgttttagattttggagtaaatccgttttgaatagcaggtctgttttagagaccttgctgtgattactcttttctcaactcatagcttcattacttctcctttctaacctttagtccttaggtgaggttttgaagtttgctcaagcttggtagcattatttcattgttagccatccttaagactcactcaaggtgagttctctcacaccgttgtattgatgattgtgtttgctagttagctcgtgtgtgagtatttgaatttattataaaagcatgctatataagtattgttttaattcgtacatgtgcattgtatgtaactaatcatggatatggggacaccaccaaaggatacggatttaccggtgcggtgggtaggtaagatcaccaacgtaatactcatcataaggtgcggtgattagggccaagtgatacgggatcttcccggtgcggtcaaacctacaagtccttcttgtattattggctttgattcgttctttgcccttattataaaactataattggaaaatggattagggttagtaaatatgaatgttagtacagtgtctgtgtttgaattcactaagcttcgtgcttacgtttttcccttataactttttaGGTGTTAAGactaaagaggctaaggcttgacatggagcaccgggacatcgctactagttatttttgttgggaccttattattattattacttccgcacttattttatatgatta
This window encodes:
- the LOC111921110 gene encoding uncharacterized protein LOC111921110, translated to MTPLPRHPEMPRKSKSRVVSQGMSIGRLQGEKNLLICYCKKPGHHWKNCRDPPASVVPHITSAVPVCCHCNETGHKKPECPKLKTSKGDGGTNPAIASSSKGTTMVTRGRAHQMTVEEPVITTTVAGTYLLDSEPDVVMFDSGATHSFVSHTFINRLGRSIGKLAHPMVVNVADNRTIYVTNVYRGYTLDFSGVEFPIDLLRIAMREPCVIVGMDWLDAFDAEIHCRKKQVRVRNPRGGGLIIQGGAFPT